One genomic window of Polyodon spathula isolate WHYD16114869_AA chromosome 8, ASM1765450v1, whole genome shotgun sequence includes the following:
- the LOC121319253 gene encoding zinc finger CCCH-type with G patch domain-containing protein-like → MEEGSLETAIETYNAQLQQVETALGAGLDPSQQLDLLKLRDDLQQLIELTESSLVSVKKSKLLATLEGGLASQLEPKAEEPETGDTNVEYAAFAEPSSANSNSENITESSQVPNPGHLQNVEEEDDDDDEEDVMSGTKVHAPYRTSWGTLEYHNAMVVGVKNSDGADPQVCVLYIYPTHKSMKPCPFFLEDKCRFMENCRFSHGEMVLLSELRQFQELDLSSLEVGSSCLARHEDRIWYPATITDIDSGYYTVKFNSLLLKEAVVEGDGIIPPMRREEESSSDSDDEELGEDSAYAKVVDSLSTETEGLTSSCSSGFAGWEAHTRGFGSKLMAKMGYEFGKGLGRNAEGRVEPVQVVRLPKGKSLDQCAELLQKKKEGKPKKRRRKGRNGPGTSTERKPKQNVFDFLNDKLGAGGHRGGSQAEPPSAVKSSKESYQGGKSANRTLNVRLFQTTERVEQIQKEIKCIMESLTRNVGRDKAVTTRLEEKLCSARKQLEQFKAQEVSIQNEQRKVNTHKKMTTF, encoded by the exons ATGGAAGAAGGAAGCCTGGAGACTGCCATTGAGACTTACAATGCCCAACTACAGCAGGTGGAAACTGCATTGGGGGCAGGGCTGGACCCCTCCCAACAGTTGGACCTCTTAAAACTGAGAGACGATTTGCAGCAGCTGATAGAGCTCACAGAGTCGAGCCTCGTATCGGTGAAGAAGAGCAAGCTGCTAGCTACTTTGGAAGGGGGGTTGGCCTCACAGCTGGAACCCAAAGCAGAGGAACCAGAGACTGGTGACACCAACGTGGAGTATGCTGCTTTTGCTGAACCTTCATCTGCTAATTCCAATAGTGAAAACATAACTGAATCCAGTCAGGTGCCTAATCCAGGTCATCTTCAGAATGTGGAGGAAgaggatgatgatgacgatgaagAAGATGTGATGAGTGGGACCAAAGTCCACGCCCCCTACCGCACCTCCTGGGGAACATTAGAATATCACAATGCCATGGTTGTGGGTGTCAAAAACTCTGACGGTGCTGATCCACAGGTCTGCGTTTTGTACATCTACCCAACACATAAATCTATGAAACCTTGTCCTTTCTTCTTGGAAGATAAGTGTCGGTTTATGGAGAACTGCAG ATTCTCCCATGGAGAGATGGTATTGTTGTCTGAGCTTCGTCAATTTCAGGAATTGGACCTCAGTTCTCTGGAAGTGGGATCATCCTGTTTAGCCAGACATGAGGATAGGATCTGGTACCCAGCCACAATTACAG ACATTGACAGCGGTTACTACACTGTCAAATTTAATTCACTTCTGCTGAAGGAGGCGGTAGTGGAGGGGGATGGTATAATCCCACCAATGAGAAGAGAGGAGGAATCTTCATCAGACTCAGACGATGAGGAGCTGGGCGAGGATTCAGCCTACGCTAAAG TTGTAGATTCTCTATCCACAGAGACAGAGGGGTTGACCTCTTCCTGTAGCTCAGGATTTGCAGGCTGGGAGGCTCACACTAGAGGCTTTGGATCCAAACTGATGGCGAAGATGGGCTATGAATTTGGGAAAG GTTTAGGGAGAAATGCTGAGGGGAGAGTGGAGCCAGTCCAGGTGGTGCGCCTACCTAAAGGAAAATCCCTGGACCAGTGTGCTGAACTCTTACAGAAGAAAAAGGAGGGAAAACCAAAAAAACGCAGGAGGAAAGGCAGAAATGGGCCTGGCACTTCCACAGAGCGGAAACCTAAACAGAatgtgtttgactttttaaatgacaagcttggtgcTGGAGGACATCGCGGTGGATCTCAGGCAGAGCCCCCTTCAGCTGTGAAGAGCAGTAAAGAGAGCTATCAGGGGGGGAAGAGCGCAAACAGGACTCTCAATGTCAGACTTTTTCAAACTACGGAGAGAGTTGAGCAGatacaaaaggaaataaaatgcataatggAATCTCTTACCCGGAATGTTGGAAG GGATAAGGCAGTGACCACTCGCTTGGAAGAGAAGTTGTGTAGTGCCAGGAAGCAGCTGGAACAGTTCAAAGCTCAGGAGGTCAGTATTCAGAATGAACAGCGGaaagtaaacacacacaagaaGATGACCACATTTTGa